In Trueperella pecoris, the DNA window CGTGCCCCTGCGGCTTGCCCGGCTGCATCGCCACCTTCGCGAAGGTCCAACCGTGGGCGAGGCCGTACTCCTTGACGGGGTCGAACGCGCCCATGGACACGCCGCCCGAGGTCACAATGAGGTCGACGCCGGTGGGTAGCGCCCGCCCAAACGCCTCGGCGGTATCCGCCACCGTCCGAACGAGGGTCGGCTCGCCGCCAGCCTCGCGCACGAGCATCGCGATGAGCGTCGAATTAGAGTCGGGGATCATGCCCGGGCCGAGGGGCTGCCCCGGTTCCGCCAGCTCGGAGCCAGTGGCCAGCACGGCCACGCGCGGGCGCGCCACCACCTCAACCTCGCCAAAACCCACCGACGCCAACGCCGACAGGGAGCGCGCCCCCAGCACCGAACCTGCAGGCAGGGCCGTCGCCCCGGCAGCCAGGTCCTCCCCGGCGCGGCGCACGTTCAGGCCCGCGCGCGGGGCAACCGAGACCGTCACGGTCTTCGGCAGAGCTGACGCTCCGGCAGGCGCGTCAGTGTCCTCCACCTTGACGACGGCGTCAGCCCAGCGTGGCATCGGCGCTCCCGTCATGATGCGGGCGGCACGGGGGAGCGACACCGCGGGGGCGGGATTAGCGCCGGCCGCGTTTAGGTCGCCCGTGCCAAGATCGCCAACGCCCGGATCGGCCGGGCCCGCCGAACCCGCAGCGATCTCGGCAACCACCGAGAACACCCACGGACCCTCGCCCACAAAATCCTCCACACACACGGCAAACCCGTCCATCGCCGAATTGTCGAAGGGTGGGACGCAAAGTGCGGCGACGGCGTCGTTGGCCAAGGTGCGCCCCAACGCCTCGGACAACGCAACAACCTCGGTGCCAAGCCGCTGCGGGCGAAGGTTGGCGAAAACCAACGCGCGGTAATCCTCCGGGGTCAACGCGGCCATCATGCCTCCACCGAGTGGTCGGTCTCGAAGCCCGGGCGCTCCCACGTCCCCGAACGCCCGCCCGACTTCGCCGTAATCAACACATCCGTAATCGCCGCCGAACGGTCCACGCCCTTGACCATATCCACCACAGCCAACGCCGCCACCGACGCCGCCGTCAAAGCCTCCATCTCCACCCCCGTACGGTCAGCCGTCCGGACCGTGGTGCGAATCAGAACGTGGTCCGGCTCGAGGGACACATTCACCTCCGCGCCATGCA includes these proteins:
- the moaC gene encoding cyclic pyranopterin monophosphate synthase MoaC; translated protein: MKLTHLNSAGEVWMVDVTAKQPTVRAASAQAKVVCSPQVMQALREGSVPKGDVLAVARVAGIAAAKRVPELLPLAHTIGVHGAEVNVSLEPDHVLIRTTVRTADRTGVEMEALTAASVAALAVVDMVKGVDRSAAITDVLITAKSGGRSGTWERPGFETDHSVEA
- a CDS encoding molybdopterin molybdotransferase MoeA, coding for MMAALTPEDYRALVFANLRPQRLGTEVVALSEALGRTLANDAVAALCVPPFDNSAMDGFAVCVEDFVGEGPWVFSVVAEIAAGSAGPADPGVGDLGTGDLNAAGANPAPAVSLPRAARIMTGAPMPRWADAVVKVEDTDAPAGASALPKTVTVSVAPRAGLNVRRAGEDLAAGATALPAGSVLGARSLSALASVGFGEVEVVARPRVAVLATGSELAEPGQPLGPGMIPDSNSTLIAMLVREAGGEPTLVRTVADTAEAFGRALPTGVDLIVTSGGVSMGAFDPVKEYGLAHGWTFAKVAMQPGKPQGHGVADGTPVLALPGNPVSVAVSFRLFVRPFLARLLGREDLADADPSARQVPAGAAWKSPSGRRQFVAARIVRDSGDDAVVPVHALGSGSHLVASLHYAQVLAVVPAEQEEVRVGDLLTVIDV